From one Trifolium pratense cultivar HEN17-A07 linkage group LG1, ARS_RC_1.1, whole genome shotgun sequence genomic stretch:
- the LOC123903167 gene encoding pentatricopeptide repeat-containing protein At3g04760, chloroplastic-like, with the protein MQRQQHIFLQTPIHESMTTTFSTEFLSNTLNFTTINPNRTSWHSKPNKIIISSTPFLNEGNNYRRRINKEQKKFWGNNEIRPKTYPDYDLTDQNFMYQLNKSCKLAKYDESLYYLQHMVDRGYKPDVILCTKLLKGFFNSKKLEKAIHVMEILEKYGEPDVFSYNAVISGFCKADRIDDANKVLDRMKKRGFLPDVVTYNILIGNLCGRGKLDSALAVMDQLLKDNCKPTVITYTILIEATIFQGGIDQAMKLLDEMLSRGLRPDMFTYNVVVNGMCKQGLIDRAFEFLSSISKQGCVAGVSTYNILLRGLLNEGKWEYGVKLMSDMLDKGCEPNSVTYSTMISSLCRDGQIEEAKSVLNAMKERGLAPDTYSYDPLISAFCREGKVNVAIEFLDDMISGGHMPDILSYNSILASLCKNGYANEALNIFEKLGEMGCPPNASSYNTLFGALWSSGDKIRALQMILEMLSSDIDPDGITYNSLISCLCRDGLVDQAIDLLGDMLESRKCQPTVISYNTVLLGLCKLQRVIDAVEVLAAMVDKGCLPNETSYTLLIQGIGFAGWRNEAMELANSLVNLDAISENSFKRLCKTFPGFDAHKELALSSE; encoded by the coding sequence ACCACAATCAACCCAAATCGTACTTCATGGCATTCAAAACCCAACAAAATCATAATTTCCTCAACCCCATTCCTAAACGAAGGTAACAACTACCGAAGAAGAATcaacaaagaacaaaaaaaattctggGGCAATAATGAAATAAGACCAAAAACCTACCCAGATTACGATCTTACCGACCAAAATTTCATGTATCAACTCAACAAATCATGCAAATTAGCTAAGTATGATGAATCTCTCTATTATCTTCAGCATATGGTTGATAGAGGTTATAAACCTGATGTTATTCTTTGTACTAAATTGTTAAAAGGTTTTTTCAATTCCAAAAAACTCGAAAAAGCTATTCATGTTATGgagattttggaaaaatatgGTGAGCCTGATGTTTTTTCTTATAATGCTGTTATAAGTGGGTTTTGTAAAGCTGATAGAATTGATGATGCTAATAAGGTGCTTGATAGAATGAAAAAGAGAGGTTTTTTACCTGATGTTGTTACTTATAATATTCTCATTGGGAATCTTTGTGGGAGGGGGAAACTTGATTCGGCTTTAGCGGTTATGGATCAGTTGTTGAAAGATAATTGTAAGCCAACTGTTATAACTTATACTATTTTGATTGAAGCAACTATTTTTCAAGGTGGTATTGATCAGGCTATGAAGCTTTTGGATGAGATGTTGTCCAGAGGGCTTCGACCTGATATGTTTACTTATAATGTTGTTGTTAATGGTATGTGTAAACAAGGGTTGATAGATAGAGCTTTTGAGTTTCTTAGTAGTATAAGTAAGCAGGGTTGTGTTGCTGGTGTGAGTACTTATAATATTCTGTTGAGGGGTCTTTTGAATGAAGGGAAATGGGAATATGGGGTGAAGTTGATGTCTGATATGTTGGATAAGGGCTGCGAGCCGAATTCTGTGACGTATAGCACGATGATTAGTTCGCTTTGTCGTGATGGTCAAATTGAAGAGGCTAAGAGTGTGTTGAATGCTATGAAGGAAAGAGGCTTGGCTCCTGATACTTATAGCTATGATCCATTGATTTCTGCTTTTTGCAGAGAAGGAAAAGTGAACGTGGCTATTGAGTTTTTGGATGATATGATATCGGGTGGTCATATGCCTGATATTCTTAGCTATAATTCTATCTTGGCTTCTTTGTGTAAGAATGGATATGCTAATGAGGCTTTGAACATCTTTGAGAAGCTCGGTGAAATGGGCTGTCCTCCAAATGCAAGTTCTTATAATACACTGTTTGGTGCGTTGTGGAGTAGCGGCGATAAAATTAGAGCGTTACAGATGATTTTGGAGATGTTAAGCAGCGACATTGATCCTGATGGGATCACTTATAATTCGCTTATATCTTGCTTGTGCAGAGATGGATTGGTGGATCAGGCCATTGATTTGTTGGGCGACATGTTGGAGAGTCGCAAGTGTCAACCGACAGTTATTAGTTATAATACTGTTCTTCTTGGATTGTGCAAGTTGCAAAGAGTCATAGATGCTGTTGAGGTGCTGGCTGCTATGGTTGACAAAGGATGTTTACCGAATGAAACCTCCTACACATTGTTGATCCAAGGGATTGGTTTTGCTGGATGGCGAAATGAGGCGATGGAGCTGGCTAACTCACTTGTTAATTTGGATGCTATTTCAGAAAATTCATTCAAACGTTTGTGCAAAACATTTCCTGGCTTTGATGCGCACAAGGAGCTCGCATTATCATCAGAATGA